A window of Amphiprion ocellaris isolate individual 3 ecotype Okinawa chromosome 12, ASM2253959v1, whole genome shotgun sequence contains these coding sequences:
- the LOC111566089 gene encoding 26S proteasome regulatory subunit 4: protein MGQSQSGGHGPGGGKKDDKDKKKKYEPPIPTRVGKKKKKTKGPDAASKLPLVTPHTQCRLKLLKQERIKDYLLMEEEFIRNQEQMKPLEEKQEEERSKVDDLRGTPMSVGTLEEIIDDNHAIVSTSVGSEHYVSILSFVDKDLLEPGCSVLLNHKVHAVIGVLMDDTDPLVTVMKVEKAPQETYADIGGLDNQIQEIKESVELPLTHPEYYEEMGIKPPKGVILYGPPGTGKTLLAKAVANQTSATFLRVVGSELIQKYLGDGPKLVRELFRVAEEHAPSIVFIDEIDAIGTKRYDSNSGGEREIQRTMLELLNQLDGFDSRGDVKVIMATNRIETLDPALIRPGRIDRKIEFPLPDEKTKRRIFQIHTSRMTVADDVTLDDLILAKDDLSGADIKAICTEAGLMALRERRMKVTNEDFKKSKENVLYKKQEGTPEGLYL from the exons ATG GGTCAAAGCCAGAGTGGAGGCCACGGTCCCGGAGGAGGCAAGAAGGATGACAAG GATAAGAAAAAGAAGTATGAGCCTCCTATTCCCACCAGAGTtggcaagaaaaagaagaagaccaAGGGACCAGATGCTGCTAGCAAACTACCACTGG TCACACCTCACACTCAGTGCCGCCTGAAGCTGCTGAAGCAGGAACGGATCAAAGACTATTTACTGATGGAAGAAGAGTTCATCAGGAATCAGGAGCAGATGAAGCCCCTGGAAGAAAAACAGGAG GAGGAGAGGTCAAAGGTGGACGACCTGCGTGGGACCCCCATGTCTGTCGGCACTCTGGAGGAAATCATCGATGACAACCACGCCATCGTTTCCACCTCAGTGGGATCAGAGCATTACGTCAGCATCCTGTCCTTTGTGGACAAGGATCTGCTGGAGCCCGGCTGCTCTGTCCTGCTCAACCACAAA GTTCATGCTGTGATTGGGGTGCTGATGGACGACACTGACCCACTGGTGACGGTCATGAAGGTGGAAAAGGCCCCACAAGAAACCTACGCTGACATTGGTGGACTGGACAATCAGATCCAAGAGATTAAG gAGTCAGTGGAGCTGCCTCTCACACATCCAGAGTATTATGAGGAAATGGGCATTAAACCTCCCAAAGGTGTCATCTTATATGGACCACCTGGTACAG GTAAGACGCTGCTAGCCAAGGCTGTAGCCAATCAGACGTCGGCCACCTTCCTGCGTGTCGTGGGCTCAGAGCTGATCCAGAAGTACCTCGGAGACGGGCCCAAGCTGGTGCGAGAGCTGTTCAGGGTGGCGGAGGAGCACGCCCCCTCCATCGTCTTCATCGATGAGATCGACGCCATCGGCACCAAGAG GTACGACTCTAACTCCGGCGGTGAGAGGGAGATCCAGAGAACGATGCTGGAGCTGCTCAACCAGCTGGACGGTTTCGACTCGAGAGGAGATGTTAAAGTTATCATGGCCACCAATCGGATAGAAACTCTGGACCCAGCTCTCATCAGACCCG GGAGAATCGACCGTAAGATTGAGTTTCCTCTGCCGGATGAGAAGACCAAACGGAGGATCTTCCAGATCCACACCAGCCGCATGACAGTAGCCGATGACGTCACCCTGGATGACCTCATCCTGGCAAAGGACGACCTATCAGGAGCAGATATCAAA GCCATCTGCACAGAAGCCGGCCTCATGGCTCTGAGAGAGCGCCGCATGAAAGTCACCAACGAGGACTTCAAAAAGTCCAAGGAGAACGTCCTGTACAAGAAGCAGGAGGGCACACCGGAGGGCCTTTATCTCTAA
- the LOC111566088 gene encoding calmodulin-1 — translation MADQLTEEQIAEFKEAFSLFDKDGDGTITTKELGTVMRSLGQNPTEAELQDMINEVDADGNGTIDFPEFLTMMARKMKDTDSEEEIREAFRVFDKDGNGYISAAELRHVMTNLGEKLTDEEVDEMIREADIDGDGQVNYEEFVQMMTAK, via the exons ATG GCTGACCAACTAACAGAGGAGCAGATCGCAG AGTTCAAGGAGGCTTTCTCCTTATTCGACAAGGATGGTGACGGCACCATCACCACCAAAGAGCTCGGCACCGTCATGAGGTCGCTGGGCCAGAACCCCACAGAGGCCGAGCTGCAGGACATGATCAACGAGGTGGATGCTGACG GTAATGGAACCATCGACTTCCCGGAGTTCCTGACCATGATGGCCAGAAAAATGAAGGACACAGACAGCGAGGAGGAGATTCGCGAGGCTTTCCGGGTATTTGACAAG GACGGAAACGGCTACATCAGCGCCGCAGAGCTCCGTCACGTCATGACGAACCTGGGAGAGAAGCTAACGGACGAGGAGGTGGACGAGATGATCAGAGAAGCAGATATCGACGGAGACGGACAGGTCAACTACGAAG AGTTTGTACAGATGATGACTGCAAAGTGA